One window of the Acaryochloris sp. CCMEE 5410 genome contains the following:
- a CDS encoding NB-ARC domain-containing protein, with product MLDQSSKHTYNPAINDEVAWIETVLYQGSEKSLNDVQVLVLEQSWQGLTYQQIADESGYEHDYIKQIGAQLWSQLSEVLQTKITKSNLKTVLQRHYHLQTQSQVSSCTIDWGTAADIPHFYGRDLEVSTLKQWILADHCRLITVLGGGGIGKSALIIHLAQLLHDQFDVLIWRSLKTEPPFSDLLVDILSQLARSPSELLKIDTDALRIEQLMHYLQNQRCLMILDNLDALFELGGSCGEFNPDQQSYALCLQALGSVSHQSCVVVTSREQPQSIDELEGISSPVRSLVLGGLDLSSCQKILAFKGLLGSEEEISKLNDFYRGNPLALKIISTTIKDLFHGNISFFLREGYGVYKGLRSLLDEQFARLSEIEKTILYWLTINSQPVSIDQLLDDLLPRPYHKSILEALDSLRKRSLIETTTISEFNTSSTHELAYQSLEQSCSVESSLVADEAHDISYISLNLDLDSQHVIVCAYTLQPVLAEYLIEHFTDSILIEILSLSVQDFLNHPLIKAQSSNNIRDIQSRLIVGPLVTQLISELGSEAEVIRHLHVLLERLFELPSHQVKYAGGNVMNLFRYLKADLIGYSFAKLPIRQAILQDLTLQNTDFSEVEFSKCLFANTFGGILCIAFSQDGSCFATSDTNGNVIVWSVAEMKPIVQCKGHDTWTWSVAFHPHKPMLASCGDDLTIRLWDTNNGHCLTIYHGGHTSVILDLAFSPDGQYLVSTSNDTRIKIWDLATHTCHQTVHNNQCAQCLVYASDGNSIYSGGEDCCVRKWDVLKGEFIQTFEGHAHWVMDVAVSQDSQYLASASLDGTVKVWDTSTGQCLQTLQGHQASVVGVAFSPDAKTVVSGSYDQTVRLWDWESGHCTQILKGHTNLIWSVDFHPSSQLIASGGEDYTTRFWHTRSGHSVATLQGYSNAIYEIALHPDSAVLASGHEDQLVHLWDVSTVEDETNSSHGIEPYQSLRGHHGRVITVGFSPDGAILASGSFDRTIKLWNPTTFECIMTLQGHKSWVWHIAFHPNSQILASASYDKTIRFWDVDTGKCLEILECGDKSPYRLAFSPNGQWLVSGGYKQCLKLWDVSSCSCVHTWSVHENRIWAVTFSDNNRYFASAGEDHNIAVWDVDSKQQILVLQGHRKSVLSLQFSTDDRYLFSSSADHTIKQWDLATGHCLQTFSGHEHWVSSIVTTADHQLFSGSRDGTVRVWDLNTQQLWRKLAIPRPYAGMNITGVQGITDGQQKALMALGAVVDD from the coding sequence ATGCTTGACCAATCGTCTAAACATACCTACAACCCTGCAATTAATGATGAAGTAGCTTGGATAGAAACAGTCTTATACCAAGGTAGTGAGAAAAGCTTAAATGATGTTCAAGTCTTGGTATTAGAACAATCTTGGCAAGGACTAACCTATCAACAAATTGCTGATGAATCGGGTTATGAACATGACTATATTAAGCAGATCGGGGCTCAGTTATGGTCACAGTTATCAGAAGTATTACAAACCAAAATCACAAAAAGCAATCTCAAGACGGTTCTTCAGCGTCATTACCACTTACAGACGCAAAGCCAAGTATCTAGTTGCACTATAGATTGGGGTACTGCTGCCGATATTCCCCACTTCTATGGTCGTGACTTAGAAGTATCGACTTTGAAGCAGTGGATTTTAGCGGATCATTGTCGTCTGATCACTGTCCTAGGCGGTGGTGGAATTGGTAAAAGTGCCCTGATCATCCACTTGGCACAATTACTCCATGATCAGTTTGATGTCTTGATTTGGAGATCACTGAAAACTGAACCCCCCTTTAGTGACTTACTAGTTGATATTCTGAGTCAGCTAGCTCGTTCACCCTCGGAACTCTTAAAAATTGATACCGATGCCTTACGGATTGAGCAGCTAATGCACTACCTGCAGAATCAGCGATGCTTAATGATTCTCGACAACTTGGATGCCCTCTTTGAATTGGGGGGAAGTTGTGGAGAATTCAACCCAGACCAACAATCGTATGCTCTTTGTTTGCAAGCATTAGGTAGTGTGTCTCATCAAAGCTGTGTTGTGGTGACGAGTCGTGAACAGCCACAATCTATTGATGAATTAGAAGGTATATCATCCCCAGTCCGTAGTTTAGTACTGGGTGGCCTTGATTTATCGTCTTGTCAGAAAATATTGGCTTTTAAGGGATTACTAGGTTCTGAAGAAGAAATCAGTAAGCTCAATGACTTTTATCGAGGTAATCCTTTAGCCCTAAAAATTATCTCTACGACCATCAAAGACTTATTTCATGGCAATATTTCATTCTTTTTGCGCGAGGGATACGGGGTTTATAAAGGCCTCCGATCACTCTTAGATGAACAGTTTGCCCGATTATCTGAGATTGAAAAAACGATTTTGTATTGGCTAACGATCAATAGTCAACCCGTATCGATTGATCAACTTTTAGATGATTTACTTCCTCGGCCCTACCATAAATCGATTCTAGAAGCCTTAGACTCTCTCCGAAAAAGATCATTGATTGAGACGACTACTATAAGTGAATTTAATACGTCATCTACCCATGAATTAGCCTACCAATCACTTGAGCAATCTTGTTCAGTAGAGTCTTCTTTAGTAGCAGATGAAGCCCATGATATATCGTATATTAGTTTAAATCTAGATCTGGATAGTCAGCATGTAATTGTTTGTGCATATACGCTTCAGCCAGTCTTAGCAGAATACTTAATTGAGCACTTTACTGATTCAATTTTGATAGAAATACTGTCTTTATCTGTTCAAGATTTTTTGAATCATCCTTTAATTAAAGCTCAGTCTTCAAATAATATTCGTGATATACAATCTCGCTTAATTGTAGGTCCGCTGGTGACGCAGCTTATTTCAGAATTAGGCTCTGAAGCAGAAGTTATTCGTCACTTGCATGTCTTATTGGAGCGCTTGTTTGAGCTGCCGAGCCATCAAGTGAAATATGCGGGCGGCAATGTGATGAATCTATTTAGATATCTCAAGGCTGATCTAATCGGCTATTCCTTTGCTAAGCTGCCTATTCGTCAGGCAATTCTACAAGATCTCACCTTACAAAATACTGATTTTTCCGAGGTTGAATTTAGTAAATGCTTATTTGCAAATACATTTGGTGGGATCCTCTGTATTGCTTTTAGTCAAGATGGTTCTTGCTTTGCGACCAGTGACACGAATGGTAATGTCATTGTTTGGTCCGTGGCTGAGATGAAACCGATTGTCCAGTGCAAAGGACATGATACATGGACATGGTCTGTTGCTTTTCACCCACATAAGCCGATGCTTGCAAGTTGTGGAGATGATCTAACTATCCGTCTTTGGGATACGAATAATGGTCATTGCTTAACCATTTATCATGGCGGACATACAAGTGTCATTCTAGATTTGGCTTTTAGTCCTGATGGTCAATATCTAGTGTCAACGAGTAATGATACACGGATTAAGATTTGGGATCTGGCGACTCATACATGTCATCAAACTGTCCACAACAATCAATGTGCTCAGTGCTTGGTGTATGCCTCAGATGGCAACAGTATCTACAGTGGTGGAGAAGATTGTTGTGTCCGCAAATGGGATGTTTTGAAAGGCGAGTTTATTCAGACCTTTGAAGGACATGCCCATTGGGTGATGGATGTTGCTGTTTCTCAAGATAGTCAGTATCTGGCTAGTGCCAGTCTCGATGGTACTGTGAAAGTTTGGGACACTTCGACGGGCCAGTGTTTGCAAACGTTACAAGGGCACCAAGCCTCAGTTGTTGGAGTTGCATTCAGCCCAGATGCTAAAACCGTCGTTTCCGGGAGTTATGACCAGACTGTAAGGCTTTGGGATTGGGAGTCGGGTCACTGCACTCAGATTTTGAAGGGACATACGAATCTTATTTGGTCTGTAGATTTTCATCCTTCTAGTCAACTGATAGCCAGCGGTGGTGAAGACTATACAACTCGGTTCTGGCACACCCGATCAGGTCATTCTGTCGCTACGCTGCAAGGATATAGCAATGCTATTTATGAAATCGCTCTTCATCCTGATAGCGCTGTGCTGGCAAGTGGTCATGAAGATCAATTGGTGCATCTGTGGGATGTCTCAACGGTGGAAGATGAGACGAATTCATCTCATGGGATTGAACCGTATCAGAGTCTTCGAGGACATCATGGACGAGTCATTACAGTGGGCTTTAGTCCTGATGGTGCAATCCTGGCGAGTGGTAGTTTCGATCGCACGATTAAGCTGTGGAACCCAACAACGTTTGAATGCATAATGACGCTTCAAGGCCACAAGAGTTGGGTGTGGCACATTGCATTTCATCCCAATAGTCAAATTTTAGCGAGTGCGAGTTATGACAAGACGATTCGCTTTTGGGATGTGGATACAGGGAAATGCTTAGAAATTCTAGAATGTGGTGATAAATCTCCTTATCGTTTAGCGTTTAGCCCGAACGGGCAGTGGCTGGTGAGCGGTGGTTACAAACAATGCCTAAAATTATGGGATGTGAGTTCATGTTCATGTGTGCACACCTGGTCCGTTCATGAAAATAGAATTTGGGCAGTGACCTTCAGTGACAACAACCGTTACTTTGCAAGTGCTGGTGAAGACCACAATATTGCAGTGTGGGATGTAGATAGCAAGCAGCAGATCCTAGTTCTGCAAGGTCATCGGAAATCGGTGCTCAGTCTGCAATTTAGTACAGATGATCGATACCTGTTTAGCAGTAGTGCCGACCATACGATTAAACAATGGGATTTAGCGACGGGACATTGTCTGCAAACATTTTCAGGACATGAACATTGGGTGAGTTCAATTGTGACCACGGCTGATCATCAGCTATTCAGTGGTAGTAGAGATGGAACGGTAAGGGTATGGGATTTGAATACTCAGCAGCTGTGGCGTAAGTTAGCGATTCCTCGCCCCTATGCAGGGATGAATATTACGGGGGTTCAGGGAATAACCGATGGTCAGCAAAAAGCGCTGATGGCACTTGGGGCTGTGGTCGACGATTGA
- a CDS encoding VWD domain-containing protein has product MTVGNFNEVNGTNGVDNLTGQDLQILYGLNGDDSLTANTGVAGADQVVWAVGGDGNDTYTVNNNTTLIVQEDGNSGADSIIARGISLNGANTEAVTIEGRHLLVRDLVTDQQVLIVDGEVQANRLESFELADGTFTFQQVLAAVNAASMGDFTFQELAAMGVLDFNRIGINPSDVDAALAAVDSRQNDLVQAHSIGDPHITTFDGLYYDFQAVGEFKLVESLDTGLEIQVRQDNPEGYDHVTVNTALATQLGDHRIELYAGETPQLEVDDVLVNLAPGEVQLVGPGRISLDSSEHESGSTILTYSINFGNGEKVVTHVYDSLGGYLDPYVSLYDNQQTEGLLGNFDGIADNDLQLANGSVISRPDDPLDLNGAYAETWQIDSNDLLFNDVMVA; this is encoded by the coding sequence ATGACAGTTGGTAATTTTAATGAGGTTAACGGTACTAATGGAGTTGACAACCTAACAGGACAAGATCTCCAAATTCTTTATGGGCTGAATGGTGATGATAGTCTGACGGCAAACACTGGTGTTGCAGGTGCTGATCAGGTGGTTTGGGCTGTAGGTGGAGATGGTAATGACACTTATACGGTGAACAATAACACTACGCTCATTGTCCAAGAAGATGGGAATTCAGGGGCTGATTCAATTATTGCTCGAGGCATATCACTGAACGGTGCCAATACGGAAGCAGTCACGATTGAGGGAAGACACTTGCTTGTGCGAGACCTGGTGACTGACCAGCAAGTTCTTATCGTCGATGGTGAAGTTCAAGCGAACAGATTGGAATCATTTGAGTTAGCAGATGGGACCTTTACATTTCAGCAAGTCTTAGCCGCTGTTAATGCTGCTAGTATGGGAGACTTTACGTTTCAGGAACTAGCAGCGATGGGGGTGTTAGATTTTAATCGCATTGGCATTAATCCTAGTGATGTTGATGCTGCTCTTGCAGCTGTTGACAGTCGTCAAAATGATTTAGTGCAGGCCCATTCAATTGGTGATCCACACATCACGACTTTTGACGGGTTATATTATGACTTCCAAGCGGTTGGAGAATTTAAGCTGGTTGAGTCTTTGGATACGGGACTTGAAATTCAGGTTCGTCAAGATAATCCAGAAGGCTATGACCATGTGACTGTCAATACTGCACTAGCAACACAGCTAGGAGATCATCGAATTGAGTTGTATGCAGGTGAAACTCCTCAACTGGAAGTTGATGATGTTTTAGTTAATTTGGCACCTGGTGAGGTTCAGCTGGTTGGTCCTGGCCGTATTTCCTTAGATAGCTCAGAACATGAAAGTGGATCAACTATTCTGACTTACAGTATCAACTTCGGCAATGGAGAAAAAGTTGTTACTCATGTCTATGATTCCTTGGGAGGCTATCTAGACCCTTATGTCTCGCTGTATGACAATCAACAAACAGAAGGATTGTTAGGAAATTTCGACGGTATTGCAGATAACGATTTGCAATTAGCGAATGGTTCTGTGATTTCAAGACCAGATGATCCCCTGGATTTAAATGGTGCCTATGCTGAGACTTGGCAAATCGATAGTAATGATTTGCTGTTCAATGATGTTATGGTTGCCTAA
- the fabI gene encoding enoyl-ACP reductase FabI — translation MLDLTGKNALVTGIANNRSIAWGIAQQLHSAGANLGITYLPDEKGRNESKVKKLVEPLAPSLFLPCNVQDQAQVDATFSSIQQQWGKLDILIHCLAFANREDLGGDFSAVQQDNFNLALDVSAYSLVQLSAAAKPLMTEGGSIVTLTYLGGARVVPNYNVMGIAKAALEMNVRYLAAEMGPQNVRVNGISAGPIRTLASSAVGGILDMIHHVEEVAPLKRTVTQTEVGNTAAFLCSDLSTGITGQILYVDSGYSIMGM, via the coding sequence ATGCTTGATTTAACTGGAAAAAACGCCCTGGTCACTGGAATTGCCAATAACCGATCCATTGCCTGGGGTATTGCCCAACAACTCCACAGCGCCGGGGCCAATCTGGGAATTACATATCTACCCGATGAGAAAGGACGGAACGAGTCCAAAGTTAAAAAGCTGGTTGAACCCTTAGCGCCCAGCTTGTTTTTACCCTGTAATGTTCAAGATCAAGCTCAAGTAGACGCTACCTTCAGTTCGATTCAGCAGCAGTGGGGCAAGTTAGATATCTTGATTCATTGCTTGGCGTTTGCCAACCGAGAGGATTTGGGCGGTGATTTTAGTGCGGTCCAACAAGACAACTTCAACCTGGCTCTGGATGTCAGCGCCTACTCCTTGGTGCAATTGAGTGCTGCCGCCAAACCACTGATGACGGAAGGGGGCAGCATTGTGACCTTGACTTACTTAGGTGGTGCCCGAGTCGTGCCCAATTACAACGTGATGGGTATTGCCAAAGCAGCCTTAGAAATGAATGTTCGCTATTTAGCGGCAGAAATGGGTCCCCAGAACGTTCGCGTCAATGGCATTTCGGCTGGACCGATCCGAACCTTGGCTTCCTCTGCTGTGGGCGGCATTTTAGATATGATTCACCATGTCGAAGAAGTGGCTCCCCTGAAGCGAACCGTCACCCAAACCGAAGTCGGCAACACTGCAGCCTTCCTCTGTAGTGATTTATCGACGGGCATTACCGGACAAATTCTCTATGTCGATTCCGGCTATTCGATTATGGGCATGTAA
- the ntcA gene encoding global nitrogen regulator NtcA yields MASPQANRLTPESPLAAVFRQMGSGLFPPVTETFDRGKTIFFPGDPAERVYFLIKGAVKLSRVYEAGEEITVALLRENSVFGVLSLLTKQRSDRFYHAVAFTPVELLSVPIEQVEKALLSDPDLPMVLLRGLSSRIIQTEMMIETLAHRDMESRLISFLLILCRDFGIPNGSGITVDLKLSHQAIAEAIGSTRVTVTRLLGDLRDQEKISIHKKKITVHDPVMLGQSFA; encoded by the coding sequence ATGGCCTCGCCTCAAGCTAATCGATTAACCCCCGAAAGTCCTCTTGCAGCCGTTTTTCGGCAGATGGGGAGCGGACTATTTCCCCCCGTCACCGAAACCTTTGATCGAGGAAAAACAATTTTTTTTCCAGGTGATCCAGCAGAACGCGTTTACTTTTTAATCAAAGGAGCGGTGAAGCTGTCCCGCGTTTACGAAGCAGGTGAAGAAATTACCGTTGCCCTGCTTCGGGAAAATAGCGTCTTTGGCGTTTTATCTCTACTGACGAAGCAGCGCTCTGATCGCTTCTACCATGCGGTGGCCTTTACCCCCGTTGAACTTCTCTCTGTGCCCATTGAGCAGGTGGAAAAAGCCCTGCTAAGTGATCCTGACTTACCGATGGTGCTGCTGCGGGGCTTGTCTTCTCGGATTATTCAAACCGAGATGATGATTGAAACATTGGCTCATCGGGATATGGAATCTCGTTTGATCAGTTTTCTCCTCATTCTCTGCCGTGATTTTGGAATCCCCAATGGCAGCGGCATTACAGTGGACCTAAAATTGTCTCACCAAGCGATCGCAGAAGCGATTGGCTCCACCCGAGTGACTGTGACTCGCTTACTCGGGGATCTACGGGATCAGGAAAAAATTTCCATTCACAAGAAAAAGATCACGGTTCACGATCCGGTAATGCTCGGGCAGAGCTTTGCTTAG
- a CDS encoding shikimate dehydrogenase, producing the protein MVQITGATKLLGVMGHPVEHSLSPVMHNAALQALATQQHRFLEYVYIPFPVTANALPAVVSSLRELGCCGFNITIPHKQAIMPLLTETTAIAKAVGAVNTVWPTDDGWAGTNTDVEGFLSPLQPLNRDWSTITPCILGCGGAARAVLAGCAQLGCPQVHMIGRQPAKLEHLKSTCATALSIDIQIHLWEDLAPLLPQAALLINTTPVGMSPHIQASPLSGAEIDQLPQEAIVYDLIYTPNPTVLLKQTQASGRIAITGVEMLVQQGAAALSLWIDQPAPVDIMREALLACFT; encoded by the coding sequence ATGGTTCAGATTACGGGTGCCACAAAGTTGTTGGGCGTCATGGGTCATCCCGTGGAACATTCTCTATCCCCAGTGATGCACAATGCCGCCCTCCAAGCGTTAGCGACCCAGCAACATCGTTTTTTGGAGTATGTTTATATCCCTTTTCCGGTAACCGCCAATGCCCTCCCGGCTGTGGTCTCCAGCTTAAGGGAGCTGGGGTGCTGTGGTTTTAATATCACCATCCCCCACAAGCAAGCGATTATGCCTTTGCTAACGGAAACGACCGCCATCGCCAAAGCAGTGGGTGCCGTCAATACCGTTTGGCCCACGGATGATGGCTGGGCAGGGACCAATACGGATGTGGAAGGATTTTTATCCCCTTTACAGCCCCTGAATCGTGATTGGTCGACCATCACCCCCTGCATCTTAGGGTGTGGTGGCGCTGCCCGAGCGGTGTTAGCTGGTTGTGCTCAGCTCGGCTGTCCCCAAGTCCATATGATTGGCCGTCAACCCGCCAAGTTAGAACACCTCAAATCAACTTGTGCCACTGCCCTATCCATTGATATTCAAATTCATCTGTGGGAGGATCTTGCCCCTCTATTACCCCAAGCTGCTTTGCTGATCAATACCACGCCGGTCGGTATGTCTCCTCATATCCAAGCCTCGCCCCTTTCAGGAGCAGAGATTGATCAGTTGCCCCAAGAGGCCATTGTCTATGACTTGATTTACACCCCCAATCCCACGGTATTGCTAAAGCAAACCCAAGCCAGTGGCCGCATCGCCATCACTGGAGTAGAGATGCTGGTTCAGCAGGGGGCTGCAGCCTTATCTTTATGGATCGATCAACCGGCACCGGTAGACATTATGCGAGAGGCACTCCTGGCCTGTTTTACTTAG
- a CDS encoding P-II family nitrogen regulator, translating into MKKVEAIIRPFKLDEVKIALVNAGVVGMTVSEVRGFGRQKGQTERYRGSEYTVEFLQKLKVEIVVEDHQADMVVDKIVNAARTGEIGDGKIFISPVDQIVRIRTGEKDFEAV; encoded by the coding sequence TTGAAAAAAGTTGAAGCCATCATTCGTCCCTTTAAATTGGATGAAGTCAAAATTGCATTAGTCAATGCAGGCGTAGTCGGCATGACTGTCTCTGAAGTCCGGGGCTTTGGCCGACAGAAAGGCCAAACTGAGCGTTATCGGGGTTCTGAATACACCGTTGAATTTCTGCAAAAGCTAAAAGTCGAAATCGTGGTCGAAGATCACCAAGCTGATATGGTCGTCGATAAGATCGTCAATGCTGCCCGTACAGGAGAAATTGGCGACGGCAAAATCTTTATCAGTCCCGTAGATCAGATTGTCCGCATTCGGACTGGCGAAAAGGATTTTGAAGCCGTCTAG